One genomic region from Quercus robur chromosome 4, dhQueRobu3.1, whole genome shotgun sequence encodes:
- the LOC126720880 gene encoding uncharacterized protein LOC126720880, with product MSSYLLTVLTKKQEVDAIIRDTIDKVLVLRFGRASDPVCLQLDDVLSKSAREVSKFGSVALVDIDSNEIQVYVKYFDITFIPSTVFFFNAHHMKMDFGTADHTKWVGAFHKKQDFIDVVEAIYRGAMKGKLIVSCPLPPERIPKYQLLYKDV from the exons ATGAGTAGTTACCTATTGACAGTGCTGACAAAGAAACAAGAGGTGGATGCAATCATCAGAGACACCATTGACAAGGTCCTTGTCCTCCGCTTTGGCCGTGCTTCTGATCCTGTCTGCCTTCAACTTGATGACGTT CTTTCTAAATCTGCTCGGGAGGTATCCAAATTTGGAAGTGTAGCACTTGTAGATATTGATTCCAATGAAATTCAAGTTTATGTCAAGTATTTTGACATTACTTTCATACCTTCAacagttttctttttcaatgcTCATCACATGAAAATGGATTTTGG GACTGCAGATCACACTAAATGGGTTGGCGCATTTCACAAGAAGCAGGATTTTATTGATGTTGTAGAG GCAATATATAGAGGGGCCATGAAAGGCAAGCTAATAGTGAGTTGCCCTCTGCCACCAGAGCGAATACCGAAGTATCAATTGTTATACAAGGATGTATAG